TTGAGGCACCAAGCCATCCCATTTCCTTCTTTCCACTACCCAACCGAGGAAAAATGGCACCATCCCGTCTTGCAcagttcctcctcttcctcatccTTTCCTTAATACTCTCCCGCTCCGACGCCGGGCGCATCGCCATCTACTGGGGCCAGAACGGCAACGAGGGCACCCTCGCCGAGACCTGCGCCACCGGAAACTACGCCTTCGTCAACCTGGCCTTCCTCTGCACCTTCGGCGCCGGCAGGACTCCGCAGCTCAACCTCGCAGGCCACTGCGACCCTTACTCCAGCGGCTGCACCGGCCTGAGCAGCGACATCAAGTCCTGCCAGGCCAAAGGCGTCAAGGTCATGCTCTCCATCGGCGGCGGCGCCGGGGCCTACTCCTTGGCTTCCAAAGATGACGCCGGGCAAGTAGCTCGATACATCTGGAACAGCTACCTCGGCGGGAAGTCCTCTTCTCGGCCTCTAGGCGATGCGGTGCTCGACGGCGTCGACTTCGACATCGAGGGAGGGAGCCCTGACCACTACGACGACCtggcgaggtccctctcagcTTACAGTACCAAGGGGAAGAAGGTCTACCTGACGGCGGCGCCGCAGTGCCCGTACCCGGATGCTTGGGTCGGCGGAGCCCTCGACACCGGGCTCTTCGACTACGTCTGGGTGCAATTCTACAACAATCCACCATGCCAGTATTCGCCGGGGGCGGTGACCAATCTGGAGGATGCTTGGAAGCAGTGGACGTCGGGGATCAAGGCCACCAAAATGTTCC
Above is a genomic segment from Phoenix dactylifera cultivar Barhee BC4 chromosome 2, palm_55x_up_171113_PBpolish2nd_filt_p, whole genome shotgun sequence containing:
- the LOC103708686 gene encoding hevamine-A-like gives rise to the protein MAPSRLAQFLLFLILSLILSRSDAGRIAIYWGQNGNEGTLAETCATGNYAFVNLAFLCTFGAGRTPQLNLAGHCDPYSSGCTGLSSDIKSCQAKGVKVMLSIGGGAGAYSLASKDDAGQVARYIWNSYLGGKSSSRPLGDAVLDGVDFDIEGGSPDHYDDLARSLSAYSTKGKKVYLTAAPQCPYPDAWVGGALDTGLFDYVWVQFYNNPPCQYSPGAVTNLEDAWKQWTSGIKATKMFLGLPAAPDAAGSGFIPVGDLKSQVLPALKKSTKYGGVMLWSKYYDDQTGYSKAIKPDI